From one Anoplolepis gracilipes chromosome 10, ASM4749672v1, whole genome shotgun sequence genomic stretch:
- the LOC140669944 gene encoding uncharacterized protein isoform X3, translating into MSGIQPYSTVQTSMHHVSKSASTRRECRSDDDDDDDDDDGDAVIVDTAALDYRPRMHACHGQGAAAAQARPPRSKLSDYFYLWVNNIRLLYRGNLDDLAPQLSPEAMGNLQSDSKKKQKKREIAAVSTPTGELEIVEDQKKDKRDQPPKTPDECDETAREPIRISFEKVQTPGHTKRQAPQPPKIVLSKDTQESVEPECRKDTAVAPKPCVTTTESFHPSVTTTTAPAQTPQTPQTPSTPQTQLPPLLVTDSWRLVNKGVVVTEISTPPSQESSSDSVFTDPGELTTSPVMASTGAQVTKSTIESALKMMDNKEEKKTPFVISKHKKIHLSPMARQISVTLSEKITKPEMNAGTLVQRRHSVCESPLNEGTVLRRVASLTLDRNSAKKKRISKSIVTQKTDRHKQFEEEDLSILKKISALSGKSAKKTITVIDRTDTCVLADEFFSAESKSCQTYGELSMPEDIHRYEEEVKKLRDEIKRLREISVNRQTSTKGQSTQTSPRSSSPVDKSVAEINNFNRDSSIRNDPVADLEATKMIRVLSPGSIDKVANRSCLSHRVNTSNEDLMQYPIPPPPPLPESFSQSRCTSASTISTTSLQSFIPPPPPPPSPHVLATESLRGSEKTVSSSSALTKLTDISRIPSPPPPPMPSQSIISTFPPAPPPPPPPPSTPMSGMTSTIPLPPPPPMQTIINAIPPPSPLQNAVPPAPPPPAPPSMPVQRVESDISVPPPPPPPPPPPPPPMPLQGITCEISASMKSTMCGIPPPPPPPPTPMINTCGASPPPPPPPPPLPGMQSSANGPPPPAPPLPGMPTLDGIPPPPPPPIGGSGAGPPPPPPMTPSALSGTGPSPLPAPPVGGWNPPSRAIMRKQPLNPDVPMKPLYWTRIIVPVTAASQTTAAAESPTQVPLWLELAEEKSINMKEFADLFSRQVRQKNPTKKSEETLNKSSKIQPAKILDPKRSKMVGILEKSLHIDFSEIENAAYNLDTSVISLETLQQIYEIKPTEKEIAEIAAHEAEFPDIPIDQPELFLKRLSGIKHFSERITCLMLQSEFQDAILAVSYKLNNVRTTCDFLVQSESLKKVIAIILTLGNYMNGGNMMRGQADGFGLEILGKLKDVKSNVSGVTLLHYVVNAKLSQEKEHNFDEPLPLPVPEPADVEAASTIKFDDIAKELDRLEKELQICVQKCNTVVEADPTMSKVFKEKVDSFVARASIELANEKEELLEAKNRFKAVMRFYQFIPKGATLETAEPYDFFNLWLGFCRDFKDIWKKEQQRIRKERMEEARKKLENKSDVVRVKLNPHGLKARLQKLASKKQVQR; encoded by the exons ATGTCTGGAATCCAGCCATATTCTACAGTTCAAACTTCTATGCATCACGTATCGAAAT CGGCCAGCACGCGGCGAGAGTGTCggagcgacgacgacgacgacgacgatgacgacgacggcgacgccGTGATCGTGGATACCGCAGCTCTCGATTATCGACCACGGATGCACGCCTGCCATGGTCAAGGCGCAGCCGCGGCCCAGGCGCGGCCGCCGCGATCAAAGCTATCCGACTACTTCTACCTCTGGGTCAACAACATCCGGCTGCTCTACAGAGGCAACTTAGACGATCTGGCCCCGCAATTATCACCCGAGGCGATGGGCAATCTGCAGAGCGACAGCAAGAAGAAGCAGAAGAAGCGGGAGATCGCGGCGGTGTCGACGCCTACGGGGGAGCTCGAGATCGTCGAGGACCAGAAAAAGGATAAGCGGGACCAGCCGCCCAAGACTCCGGATGAGTGCGACGAAACTGCGCGCGAACCGATCAGGATCAGCTTCGAGAAGGTGCAGACACCGGGGCACACCAAGAGACAGGCACCGCAGCCACCGAAGATCGTGTTATCCAAG GACACGCAAGAAAGTGTAGAACCCGAATGTCGCAAGGATACCGCAGTAGCGCCGAAGCCATGCGTGACAACGACGGAGTCTTTTCACCCGAGCgtcacgacgacgacggcacCGGCGCAAACCCCGCAGACACCGCAGACCCCGTCAACGCCGCAGACTCAGCTACCACCGTTACTGGTAACCGATTCCTGGCGGTTGGTGAACAAGGGCGTCGTTGTTACGGAAATTTCGACGCCGCCCAGCCAGGAGTCTTCGAGCGACAGCGTCTTCACTGATCCTGGGGAGCTCACCACGAGTCCGGTTATGGCGTCCACGGGGGCACAGGTGACGAAATCGACGATTGAATCAGCTCTGAAGATGATGGACAACAAGGAGGAGAAGAAGACTCCATTTGTAATCTCGAAGCACAAGAAGATCCATTTGTCACCGATGGCTCGTCAAATAA GCGTGACGTTGAGCGAGAAGATCACGAAACCAGAAATGAATGCCGGCACTCTTGTACAGAGACGACACAGTGTTTGTGAATCGCCGTTGAACGAAGGTACGGTGTTGAGAAGAGTTGCCAGCTTGACCCTGGATCGTAATAGCGCCAAGAAGAAGAGAATTTCCAAGAGTATCGTTACTCAGAAGACGGATCGTCACAAGCAATTCGAAG AAGAAGatctatcaatattaaaaaagatttccgCATTATCAGGGAAAAGTGCGAAGAAAACCATCACCGTG ATAGATCGGACAGACACCTGCGTGCTGGCGGATGAGTTTTTTTCAGCTGAAAGTAAATCGTGCCAAACGTACGGTGAACTCTCCATGCCTGAAGATATACATAGATATGAGGAAGAGGTGAAGAAACTGAGAGATGAGATTAAACGACTGCGCGAGATATCTGTAAACCGACAGACAAGTACTAAAGGCCAGTCTACTCAAACGTCACCGAGAAGCTCGTCACCTGTCGATAAAAGTGTTGCAGAAATAAACAATTTCAACAGAGACTCATCAATCAGAAATGATCCCGTTGCTGATCTCGAGGCAACCAAGATGATTCGCGTGCTTTCCCCTGGATCGATCGACAAGGTCGCGAATCGATCGTGCTTATCTCATCGGGTAAACACGTCAAATGAAGACCTGATGCAGTATCCAATACCGCCACCTCCACCACTACCGGAGTCATTCTCCCAGAGCAGATGTACATCTGCCTCGACGATATCAACGACGTCGCTGCAGTCCTTTATCCCGCCACCTCCACCGCCACCGTCCCCGCACGTGCTCGCGACCGAGTCGCTGCGAGGTAGCGAGAAGACGGTTTCGTCGTCTTCGGCACTGACGAAACTAACGGATATCTCAAGGATACCATCACCACCACCTCCGCCTATGCCATCGCAAAGTATCATCAGTACGTTTCCACCTGCACCTCCTCCGCCACCTCCGCCCCCGTCTACGCCGATGTCGGGTATGACGAGCACGATACCTCTTCCTCCGCCGCCGCCTATGCAAACGATCATAAACGCGATACCTCCCCCGTCACCTCTACAAAACGCGGTACCGCCGGCACCACCTCCGCCCGCGCCTCCGTCCATGCCAGTGCAGAGAGTTGAGAGTGATATATCTGttccaccaccaccaccaccaccaccaccaccaccgccaccACCTATGCCTCTTCAGGGTATTACGTGTGAAATATCCGCATCTATGAAGAGCACCATGTGCGGGATAcctccgccgccgccgccgccgcccaCGCCGATGATAAACACGTGCGGGGCATCGCCACCGCCGCCCCCCCCGCCGCCGCCGTTACCTGGAATGCAGAGTTCTGCGAATGGTCCCCCGCCTCCAGCGCCTCCACTCCCGGGGATGCCGACCTTGGACGGTATACCTCCTCCGCCACCGCCTCCAATCGGAGGATCGGGTGCAGGTCCTCCACCACCGCCGCCTATGACACCTTCGGCACTTTCGGGGACAGGACCCAGTCCTTTACCCGCTCCACCTGTCGGAGGATGGAATCCGCCCAGCAGAGCCA TTATGAGAAAACAACCTTTAAATCCTGATGTGCCAATGAAACCGCTTTACTGGACGAGAATTATAGTGCCAGTTACTGCGGCTAGTCAAACTACCGCTGCTGCAGAATCGCCAACCCAG GTGCCTTTGTGGTTAGAACTTGCGGAGGAAAAGAGTATAAACATGAAAGAGTTTGCCGATTTATTTTCGCGGCAGGTGAGACAAAAAAATCCGACCAAAAAGAGCGaggaaactttaaataaaagctCCAAGATTCAGCCGGCGAAAATATTGGATCCGAAACGTTCGAAGATGGTGGGAATTCTCGAGAAGAGTCTACACATTGATTTTAGCGAGATTGAGAACGCAGCTTATAATTTAGATACGAGTGTGATCAGTTTGGAGACGCTGCAACAGATCTACGAAATC AAACCTACGGAGAAGGAAATAGCAGAGATCGCTGCTCACGAAGCAGAGTTTCCGGATATTCCTATCGATCAACCGGAATTATTTCTCAAACGGTTATCCGGGATAAAGCACTTCTCCGAAAGAATAACCTGCCTGATGCTTCAGTCGGAATTCCAAGACGCCATCTTGGCGGTCTCGTATAAATTGAATAACGTACGAACTACCTGTGACTTTTTGGTGCAGTCTGaatctttgaaaaaagttATAGCCATCATATTGACGCTGGGCAATTATATGAACGGTGGAAATATGATGCGAGGCCAGGCTGACGGCTTCGGCCTGGAGATCCTTGGCAAATTAAAAGACGTCAAGTCCAATGTATCCGGGGTCACTCTGTTGCATTACGTTGTCAATGCGAAGCTGTCTCAGGAAAAAGAGCACAATTTTGACGAGCCGTTACCTCTACCTGTGCCTGAACCGGCTGACGTCGAGGCCGCATCCACAATCAAGTTTGATGATATTGCCAAGGAACTCGACAGATTGGAAAAAGAATTGCAAA taTGCGTACAAAAGTGTAACACTGTCGTGGAAGCTGATCCAACTATGTCCAAGGTATTCAAGGAAAAAGTAGACTCGTTCGTGGCGAGGGCAAGTATCGAATTGgcaaatgaaaaagaagaattacTGGAAGCTAAAAACAGATTCAAGGCCGTAATGCGATTTTATCAGTTCATCCCCAAAGGCGCCACACTGGAGACCGCGGAACCTTACGATTTCTTCAACCTATGGCTTGGTTTTTGTCGGGATTTTAAG GATATCTGGAAAAAGGAGCAACAGCGAATACGAAAAGAACGGATGGAGGAGGCTCGCAAAAAGCTTGAAAATAAATCCGATGTCGTGAGAGTAAAATTAAATCCTCATGGACTAAAGGCGCGACTACAAAAACTGGCGAGTAAGAAACAAGTTCAAAGATAG
- the LOC140669944 gene encoding uncharacterized protein isoform X4, producing MHACHGQGAAAAQARPPRSKLSDYFYLWVNNIRLLYRGNLDDLAPQLSPEAMGNLQSDSKKKQKKREIAAVSTPTGELEIVEDQKKDKRDQPPKTPDECDETAREPIRISFEKVQTPGHTKRQAPQPPKIVLSKDTQESVEPECRKDTAVAPKPCVTTTESFHPSVTTTTAPAQTPQTPQTPSTPQTQLPPLLVTDSWRLVNKGVVVTEISTPPSQESSSDSVFTDPGELTTSPVMASTGAQVTKSTIESALKMMDNKEEKKTPFVISKHKKIHLSPMARQISVTLSEKITKPEMNAGTLVQRRHSVCESPLNEGTVLRRVASLTLDRNSAKKKRISKSIVTQKTDRHKQFEEEDLSILKKISALSGKSAKKTITVIDRTDTCVLADEFFSAESKSCQTYGELSMPEDIHRYEEEVKKLRDEIKRLREISVNRQTSTKGQSTQTSPRSSSPVDKSVAEINNFNRDSSIRNDPVADLEATKMIRVLSPGSIDKVANRSCLSHRVNTSNEDLMQYPIPPPPPLPESFSQSRCTSASTISTTSLQSFIPPPPPPPSPHVLATESLRGSEKTVSSSSALTKLTDISRIPSPPPPPMPSQSIISTFPPAPPPPPPPPSTPMSGMTSTIPLPPPPPMQTIINAIPPPSPLQNAVPPAPPPPAPPSMPVQRVESDISVPPPPPPPPPPPPPPMPLQGITCEISASMKSTMCGIPPPPPPPPTPMINTCGASPPPPPPPPPLPGMQSSANGPPPPAPPLPGMPTLDGIPPPPPPPIGGSGAGPPPPPPMTPSALSGTGPSPLPAPPVGGWNPPSRAIMRKQPLNPDVPMKPLYWTRIIVPVTAASQTTAAAESPTQVPLWLELAEEKSINMKEFADLFSRQVRQKNPTKKSEETLNKSSKIQPAKILDPKRSKMVGILEKSLHIDFSEIENAAYNLDTSVISLETLQQIYEIKPTEKEIAEIAAHEAEFPDIPIDQPELFLKRLSGIKHFSERITCLMLQSEFQDAILAVSYKLNNVRTTCDFLVQSESLKKVIAIILTLGNYMNGGNMMRGQADGFGLEILGKLKDVKSNVSGVTLLHYVVNAKLSQEKEHNFDEPLPLPVPEPADVEAASTIKFDDIAKELDRLEKELQICVQKCNTVVEADPTMSKVFKEKVDSFVARASIELANEKEELLEAKNRFKAVMRFYQFIPKGATLETAEPYDFFNLWLGFCRDFKDIWKKEQQRIRKERMEEARKKLENKSDVVRVKLNPHGLKARLQKLASKKQVQR from the exons ATGCACGCCTGCCATGGTCAAGGCGCAGCCGCGGCCCAGGCGCGGCCGCCGCGATCAAAGCTATCCGACTACTTCTACCTCTGGGTCAACAACATCCGGCTGCTCTACAGAGGCAACTTAGACGATCTGGCCCCGCAATTATCACCCGAGGCGATGGGCAATCTGCAGAGCGACAGCAAGAAGAAGCAGAAGAAGCGGGAGATCGCGGCGGTGTCGACGCCTACGGGGGAGCTCGAGATCGTCGAGGACCAGAAAAAGGATAAGCGGGACCAGCCGCCCAAGACTCCGGATGAGTGCGACGAAACTGCGCGCGAACCGATCAGGATCAGCTTCGAGAAGGTGCAGACACCGGGGCACACCAAGAGACAGGCACCGCAGCCACCGAAGATCGTGTTATCCAAG GACACGCAAGAAAGTGTAGAACCCGAATGTCGCAAGGATACCGCAGTAGCGCCGAAGCCATGCGTGACAACGACGGAGTCTTTTCACCCGAGCgtcacgacgacgacggcacCGGCGCAAACCCCGCAGACACCGCAGACCCCGTCAACGCCGCAGACTCAGCTACCACCGTTACTGGTAACCGATTCCTGGCGGTTGGTGAACAAGGGCGTCGTTGTTACGGAAATTTCGACGCCGCCCAGCCAGGAGTCTTCGAGCGACAGCGTCTTCACTGATCCTGGGGAGCTCACCACGAGTCCGGTTATGGCGTCCACGGGGGCACAGGTGACGAAATCGACGATTGAATCAGCTCTGAAGATGATGGACAACAAGGAGGAGAAGAAGACTCCATTTGTAATCTCGAAGCACAAGAAGATCCATTTGTCACCGATGGCTCGTCAAATAA GCGTGACGTTGAGCGAGAAGATCACGAAACCAGAAATGAATGCCGGCACTCTTGTACAGAGACGACACAGTGTTTGTGAATCGCCGTTGAACGAAGGTACGGTGTTGAGAAGAGTTGCCAGCTTGACCCTGGATCGTAATAGCGCCAAGAAGAAGAGAATTTCCAAGAGTATCGTTACTCAGAAGACGGATCGTCACAAGCAATTCGAAG AAGAAGatctatcaatattaaaaaagatttccgCATTATCAGGGAAAAGTGCGAAGAAAACCATCACCGTG ATAGATCGGACAGACACCTGCGTGCTGGCGGATGAGTTTTTTTCAGCTGAAAGTAAATCGTGCCAAACGTACGGTGAACTCTCCATGCCTGAAGATATACATAGATATGAGGAAGAGGTGAAGAAACTGAGAGATGAGATTAAACGACTGCGCGAGATATCTGTAAACCGACAGACAAGTACTAAAGGCCAGTCTACTCAAACGTCACCGAGAAGCTCGTCACCTGTCGATAAAAGTGTTGCAGAAATAAACAATTTCAACAGAGACTCATCAATCAGAAATGATCCCGTTGCTGATCTCGAGGCAACCAAGATGATTCGCGTGCTTTCCCCTGGATCGATCGACAAGGTCGCGAATCGATCGTGCTTATCTCATCGGGTAAACACGTCAAATGAAGACCTGATGCAGTATCCAATACCGCCACCTCCACCACTACCGGAGTCATTCTCCCAGAGCAGATGTACATCTGCCTCGACGATATCAACGACGTCGCTGCAGTCCTTTATCCCGCCACCTCCACCGCCACCGTCCCCGCACGTGCTCGCGACCGAGTCGCTGCGAGGTAGCGAGAAGACGGTTTCGTCGTCTTCGGCACTGACGAAACTAACGGATATCTCAAGGATACCATCACCACCACCTCCGCCTATGCCATCGCAAAGTATCATCAGTACGTTTCCACCTGCACCTCCTCCGCCACCTCCGCCCCCGTCTACGCCGATGTCGGGTATGACGAGCACGATACCTCTTCCTCCGCCGCCGCCTATGCAAACGATCATAAACGCGATACCTCCCCCGTCACCTCTACAAAACGCGGTACCGCCGGCACCACCTCCGCCCGCGCCTCCGTCCATGCCAGTGCAGAGAGTTGAGAGTGATATATCTGttccaccaccaccaccaccaccaccaccaccaccgccaccACCTATGCCTCTTCAGGGTATTACGTGTGAAATATCCGCATCTATGAAGAGCACCATGTGCGGGATAcctccgccgccgccgccgccgcccaCGCCGATGATAAACACGTGCGGGGCATCGCCACCGCCGCCCCCCCCGCCGCCGCCGTTACCTGGAATGCAGAGTTCTGCGAATGGTCCCCCGCCTCCAGCGCCTCCACTCCCGGGGATGCCGACCTTGGACGGTATACCTCCTCCGCCACCGCCTCCAATCGGAGGATCGGGTGCAGGTCCTCCACCACCGCCGCCTATGACACCTTCGGCACTTTCGGGGACAGGACCCAGTCCTTTACCCGCTCCACCTGTCGGAGGATGGAATCCGCCCAGCAGAGCCA TTATGAGAAAACAACCTTTAAATCCTGATGTGCCAATGAAACCGCTTTACTGGACGAGAATTATAGTGCCAGTTACTGCGGCTAGTCAAACTACCGCTGCTGCAGAATCGCCAACCCAG GTGCCTTTGTGGTTAGAACTTGCGGAGGAAAAGAGTATAAACATGAAAGAGTTTGCCGATTTATTTTCGCGGCAGGTGAGACAAAAAAATCCGACCAAAAAGAGCGaggaaactttaaataaaagctCCAAGATTCAGCCGGCGAAAATATTGGATCCGAAACGTTCGAAGATGGTGGGAATTCTCGAGAAGAGTCTACACATTGATTTTAGCGAGATTGAGAACGCAGCTTATAATTTAGATACGAGTGTGATCAGTTTGGAGACGCTGCAACAGATCTACGAAATC AAACCTACGGAGAAGGAAATAGCAGAGATCGCTGCTCACGAAGCAGAGTTTCCGGATATTCCTATCGATCAACCGGAATTATTTCTCAAACGGTTATCCGGGATAAAGCACTTCTCCGAAAGAATAACCTGCCTGATGCTTCAGTCGGAATTCCAAGACGCCATCTTGGCGGTCTCGTATAAATTGAATAACGTACGAACTACCTGTGACTTTTTGGTGCAGTCTGaatctttgaaaaaagttATAGCCATCATATTGACGCTGGGCAATTATATGAACGGTGGAAATATGATGCGAGGCCAGGCTGACGGCTTCGGCCTGGAGATCCTTGGCAAATTAAAAGACGTCAAGTCCAATGTATCCGGGGTCACTCTGTTGCATTACGTTGTCAATGCGAAGCTGTCTCAGGAAAAAGAGCACAATTTTGACGAGCCGTTACCTCTACCTGTGCCTGAACCGGCTGACGTCGAGGCCGCATCCACAATCAAGTTTGATGATATTGCCAAGGAACTCGACAGATTGGAAAAAGAATTGCAAA taTGCGTACAAAAGTGTAACACTGTCGTGGAAGCTGATCCAACTATGTCCAAGGTATTCAAGGAAAAAGTAGACTCGTTCGTGGCGAGGGCAAGTATCGAATTGgcaaatgaaaaagaagaattacTGGAAGCTAAAAACAGATTCAAGGCCGTAATGCGATTTTATCAGTTCATCCCCAAAGGCGCCACACTGGAGACCGCGGAACCTTACGATTTCTTCAACCTATGGCTTGGTTTTTGTCGGGATTTTAAG GATATCTGGAAAAAGGAGCAACAGCGAATACGAAAAGAACGGATGGAGGAGGCTCGCAAAAAGCTTGAAAATAAATCCGATGTCGTGAGAGTAAAATTAAATCCTCATGGACTAAAGGCGCGACTACAAAAACTGGCGAGTAAGAAACAAGTTCAAAGATAG